From the genome of Flavobacterium luteolum, one region includes:
- a CDS encoding YaiO family outer membrane beta-barrel protein — protein sequence MKFIYYSIFLLFISSAAIAQEINVDEALANVKREVEKENFDKALSIIEPLRAKYPENEDIQTYAGRIYSWKKEYKTAIKILSPMADRNNPNPEALQALINVYFWTEDYEKCILYCDKYLAIDPKSIDVLKIKATCLEKLNRDQEALDLIEKASYIDNSTQAFSGIRTLIGRKAKNTVSASYLNISTSDPGQQPFHYGYVEYSHKFSKSAIVGRANIGNIGNETQMLFETDFYQTFSNKSYLYANAGVSTGETIFPVAKAGLEYYFKPQKKFDFSLGGRFMHFDTDDITLLTGQVAYNAGVYSFAYRPYYDISNELFSHVLSVQRVNEEKERLIRLELQYGNVPYLYLYNNFTQPLKAYRVGIQYQHRFGDSFFVRPIFLYEYEEYIPGEYRNKFNVQLIVTKRF from the coding sequence ATGAAGTTTATTTATTATTCTATTTTCCTGCTTTTTATTTCCTCAGCTGCAATTGCGCAAGAAATCAATGTAGACGAAGCTTTGGCCAATGTAAAGCGCGAAGTCGAAAAAGAAAATTTTGATAAAGCCTTATCTATTATTGAGCCTCTGCGTGCCAAATATCCTGAAAATGAAGATATTCAGACTTACGCAGGACGTATTTACAGCTGGAAAAAAGAATATAAAACTGCCATAAAAATTTTGTCTCCAATGGCAGACAGAAATAATCCTAATCCTGAAGCTTTGCAAGCACTTATAAATGTTTATTTCTGGACAGAAGATTATGAAAAATGTATTTTGTATTGTGATAAATATTTGGCTATTGATCCAAAATCTATCGATGTTTTAAAGATTAAAGCCACTTGTCTGGAAAAATTAAACCGCGATCAGGAAGCTTTAGATTTAATCGAAAAAGCATCTTATATTGATAATAGTACCCAAGCTTTTAGTGGAATACGCACACTTATTGGACGTAAAGCAAAAAATACAGTTTCGGCTTCCTATTTAAATATCTCGACTTCAGATCCTGGACAGCAGCCATTTCATTATGGGTATGTTGAGTATTCGCATAAATTCAGCAAATCGGCAATCGTAGGAAGAGCCAATATTGGAAATATTGGCAATGAAACCCAAATGTTATTTGAAACCGATTTCTATCAGACTTTTTCAAACAAAAGCTACCTGTATGCAAATGCTGGCGTATCAACAGGAGAAACAATATTTCCTGTAGCCAAAGCAGGTTTAGAATATTATTTTAAGCCACAGAAAAAGTTCGATTTTTCGCTTGGAGGACGATTCATGCATTTTGATACAGACGATATTACGTTGCTAACAGGGCAAGTTGCGTATAATGCTGGAGTTTACAGTTTTGCGTACAGACCTTATTACGATATTTCAAACGAATTGTTTTCCCATGTTTTGAGCGTTCAGCGAGTAAATGAAGAAAAAGAACGCCTTATAAGATTAGAATTGCAGTATGGAAATGTTCCTTATCTCTATTTATACAATAATTTTACGCAGCCTCTAAAAGCGTATCGTGTTGGAATTCAGTATCAGCATCGTTTTGGCGATTCGTTTTTTGTACGTCCAATTTTTCTTTACGAATATGAAGAATATATTCCAGGAGAATATAGAAACAAGTTTAATGTGCAGTTAATTGTAACGAAACGTTTTTAA